A stretch of the Ipomoea triloba cultivar NCNSP0323 chromosome 16, ASM357664v1 genome encodes the following:
- the LOC116007936 gene encoding protein transport protein SEC13 homolog B-like, with protein MPAQKIETGHTVIVHDVSMDYYGKRVATASSDAMIKITRVSNNSTTQHLATLSGHRGPVWQVAWAHPKFGSLLASCSYDGKVIIWKEGNQNEWTQYRVFSEHKSSVNSISWAPHELGLCLACGSSDGCISVYSARSDGSWDTKRIDQAHPVGVTAVSWAPPMVPGAIVGSGLLDPVRKLASGGCDNTVKVWKLCNGVWKMDSLPALQKHSNWVRDVAWAPNLGLPKSTIASASEDGTVVIWSVAKEGDQWEGKVLNDFKNPVWRVSWSLTGNMLAVASGDNNVTLWKEAVDGEWQQLKTDH; from the coding sequence ATGCCTGCACAGAAGATTGAAACAGGTCATACTGTCATAGTACATGACGTATCCATGGATTACTATGGAAAACGTGTGGCAACAGCTTCGTCTGATGCAATGATCAAAATAACTCGTGTGAGCAACAATTCTACTACGCAGCATCTTGCTACTCTAAGTGGTCATCGTGGTCCAGTTTGGCAGGTTGCTTGGGCACACCCCAAATTTGGTTCACTCCTTGCTTCCTGTTCCTATGATGGTAAAGTCATAATCTGGAAGGAAGGCAACCAAAATGAATGGACACAATATCGTGTTTTCAGTGAGCATAAATCATCGGTCAATTCTATTTCTTGGGCTCCCCATGAACTTGGGCTGTGCTTGGCCTGTGGATCTTCTGATGGATGTATCTCTGTTTATAGTGCCAGGTCGGATGGTAGTTGGGACACCAAAAGAATCGATCAGGCACACCCTGTTGGAGTAACTGCAGTGTCATGGGCTCCTCCAATGGTTCCTGGTGCTATAGTTGGCTCTGGTTTACTTGATCCTGTTCGTAAGCTTGCATCTGGTGGGTGTGATAACACAGTGAAGGTGTGGAAGCTCTGTAACGGCGTTTGGAAGATGGATTCTCTCCCGGCCCTTCAGAAGCACAGTAATTGGGTGAGGGATGTCGCGTGGGCACCCAACTTGGGGCTTCCAAAGTCGACAATTGCAAGTGCTTCCGAGGACGGGACTGTTGTTATATGGAGTGTGGCAAAAGAAGGAGATCAGTGGGAGGGGAAGGTTTTGAATGACTTCAAGAATCCTGTTTGGAGGGTTTCATGGTCTCTGACAGGAAACATGTTGGCTGTAGCCTCTGGGGACAATAATGTCACGCTGTGGAAAGAAGCAGTGGATGGGGAGTGGCAACAACTCAAAACTGACCATTAG